In the genome of Fulvivirga maritima, one region contains:
- a CDS encoding putative DNA modification/repair radical SAM protein, with protein sequence MKLSTNEKLQILADAAKYDVSCASSGSNRKNTANGLGNTSKMGICHSYTEDGRCISLLKLLLTNYCIYDCAYCVSRKSNDVPRAAFTVKEVVDLTINFYKRNYIEGLFLSSGIFKNADYTNERLIRIAKSLRTEHHFNGYIHLKIIPGCSEEVMEEAGLYADRLSVNLEIPTERSLKKIAPEKNHTSVYTPMNYLTGRISLYNDEKRRFKNAPKFAPGGQSTQLVVGASPESDFDILHLANNLYSDQKLRRVYYSGYIPISDDNRLPALKAPPLIRENRLYQADWLLRYYGFTVDEIVNEQHQQLDLTMDPKMMFALRNMHLFPVNVNTAEREMLLRIPGVGVKSVNMIIKARKFRRLGYEHLKKIGVAMNRAQYFIEVSGRPLGMVSSDPDKIKMALAAREKRNQLTLF encoded by the coding sequence ATGAAACTCTCTACTAACGAAAAACTACAAATATTGGCTGATGCGGCTAAGTATGACGTCAGTTGTGCTTCCAGCGGTAGTAATAGAAAAAACACAGCCAATGGCCTGGGCAATACCTCTAAGATGGGTATTTGTCATAGCTATACTGAAGATGGTCGGTGTATTTCCTTATTAAAGCTCTTGCTTACCAATTATTGTATTTATGACTGCGCGTATTGTGTAAGCCGTAAAAGTAATGATGTGCCCAGAGCCGCTTTTACAGTGAAGGAGGTGGTAGATCTGACTATTAACTTTTATAAGCGAAATTATATAGAAGGACTGTTTCTTAGTTCAGGCATTTTCAAAAATGCTGACTACACTAATGAAAGGCTAATTAGAATAGCAAAATCATTAAGAACGGAGCATCATTTCAATGGCTATATTCATCTTAAAATTATCCCTGGTTGTAGTGAAGAGGTGATGGAGGAGGCCGGACTGTATGCTGACCGACTGAGTGTTAATCTGGAGATACCTACCGAAAGGTCATTAAAGAAGATTGCTCCGGAGAAGAATCATACTTCGGTGTACACTCCTATGAATTACCTTACGGGAAGAATAAGCCTTTATAATGACGAAAAAAGGAGGTTTAAGAACGCTCCTAAGTTTGCTCCCGGAGGCCAGAGCACACAGCTTGTGGTGGGGGCGAGTCCAGAAAGTGATTTTGATATTTTACACTTAGCAAATAATCTTTATTCAGATCAGAAACTGAGAAGGGTGTACTATTCAGGCTATATTCCTATAAGTGATGATAATCGCCTGCCTGCCCTAAAAGCTCCGCCCTTGATAAGGGAAAACAGGCTCTACCAGGCAGACTGGCTGCTAAGGTACTATGGCTTTACAGTTGATGAAATTGTGAATGAACAGCATCAGCAGCTCGACTTAACTATGGATCCTAAAATGATGTTTGCTCTGAGGAATATGCACCTTTTTCCGGTAAATGTAAATACGGCAGAACGTGAAATGCTGCTCAGGATACCAGGCGTGGGAGTGAAGTCTGTTAATATGATTATAAAGGCCAGAAAGTTCAGGCGGTTGGGCTATGAGCATTTAAAAAAGATAGGCGTGGCCATGAACAGGGCTCAATATTTCATTGAAGTCTCAGGTAGGCCTTTGGGTATGGTTTCAAGTGATCCTGATAAGATTAAAATGGCTCTGGCTGCTCGTGAAAAGAGAAATCAATTAACCCTTTTTTGA
- a CDS encoding cupin domain-containing protein has protein sequence MTYSKQHWIDSLGLLPHPEGGYFKETYRSDFRVEFTGFNGIRNVSTGIYFMLGENDFSAFHRIKSDEMWHFYEGSALEIHMIYPDGNYKMVKLGRNIEKGEVFQFVVPAGCWFGSRLGKEGDYALVGCTVAPGFDFQDFEMPSKAFLLENFPDHEKIIGELTRE, from the coding sequence ATGACATATTCAAAACAGCACTGGATAGATAGTTTAGGCCTGTTGCCACATCCTGAAGGCGGATATTTTAAAGAGACCTATCGCTCAGATTTTCGAGTTGAGTTTACAGGCTTCAATGGCATCAGAAATGTGAGTACAGGCATTTACTTTATGCTAGGAGAAAATGATTTTTCAGCTTTTCATCGTATAAAATCAGATGAGATGTGGCACTTTTATGAGGGGTCAGCGCTGGAAATACACATGATATACCCAGATGGCAACTATAAAATGGTGAAGCTGGGGAGAAATATTGAAAAGGGTGAGGTGTTTCAATTTGTGGTACCGGCCGGTTGTTGGTTTGGCTCTCGTTTAGGTAAGGAGGGCGACTATGCTTTGGTAGGATGTACGGTAGCACCGGGCTTTGATTTTCAGGATTTTGAAATGCCTTCAAAGGCCTTTTTATTAGAGAATTTTCCTGATCATGAAAAAATTATTGGAGAACTTACCCGTGAGTAG
- a CDS encoding TIGR03915 family putative DNA repair protein translates to MIYIHDNTFDGFLTSIFEIYDLKILPDDICGEKNLQPSLFADKRKVTTDADKSRRVLAGLKKKLSAHGVNSIYKCWLSEQKGIEMVLFRYISYALKSQRNIESDFSNNDVLEVSQVVKKINREIHRMHAFVRFQKTSDEVYAATIVPDFDVVTLLAPHFKERYRNQHWLIYDTKRQYGIYYDQQEVIEVKLEDAQWEGRNKVRRSVLAEEEKEFELLWKSYFKATSIVERTNLKLHLKHVPRRYWRYLPEKA, encoded by the coding sequence ATGATCTATATCCATGACAATACTTTTGACGGGTTTTTGACCTCCATTTTTGAGATCTATGACCTTAAAATACTACCTGACGATATTTGTGGTGAGAAAAATCTTCAACCAAGTTTGTTTGCTGATAAAAGGAAAGTGACTACCGATGCTGACAAGTCTAGAAGGGTGCTTGCAGGCTTAAAAAAGAAGCTATCAGCACATGGTGTTAATAGCATTTATAAATGTTGGCTTTCGGAGCAGAAGGGTATAGAAATGGTTCTTTTTAGATATATATCCTACGCCTTAAAATCTCAAAGAAATATTGAAAGTGACTTTTCAAATAATGATGTTTTGGAAGTCTCTCAGGTTGTGAAAAAGATAAACCGAGAAATACACCGAATGCATGCTTTTGTAAGGTTTCAAAAGACTAGTGATGAGGTGTATGCCGCTACAATAGTTCCTGATTTTGATGTGGTAACGCTGCTAGCACCGCATTTTAAGGAGCGATACCGAAATCAGCATTGGCTCATTTATGATACTAAAAGACAATATGGTATTTATTATGATCAACAGGAGGTGATAGAGGTAAAGCTGGAAGATGCTCAGTGGGAGGGACGTAACAAAGTACGCAGGTCAGTGCTTGCTGAAGAGGAAAAGGAATTTGAATTATTATGGAAGAGCTACTTTAAGGCCACCTCAATAGTAGAAAGAACCAACCTAAAGCTTCATTTAAAGCACGTACCCAGACGTTATTGGCGCTATCTGCCAGAGAAAGCATAG
- the mgrA gene encoding L-glyceraldehyde 3-phosphate reductase translates to MHINDKTNNKPYQPSAERYDHMTYNRCGKSGVLLPAISLGLWHNFGFVDNIENARNMLKTAFDLGITNFDLANNYGPPYGSAETNFGTILKKDFSSLRDEMFISTKAGYDMWPGPYGNYGSRKYLISSLDQSLKRMNLDYVDLYYHHRPDPETPLEETMLALADIVRQGKALYVGISNYEHTKTAEAAKILKELKVPFIIHQAKYSILNRWVEDHLLDTLEANDLGCIAFSPLAQGMLTDKYLKDIPKDSRAAKNFTYLDTDVVKQNMEKVKPLAELAQQRGQKLSQMAIAWLLTRKQVASVLIGASSPEQLKENVLALEQPNFTEEELQLIDKYSL, encoded by the coding sequence ATGCATATTAACGACAAAACTAACAACAAACCTTACCAGCCATCAGCAGAAAGATATGACCATATGACCTACAACCGATGTGGGAAAAGTGGCGTATTACTACCTGCTATTTCATTAGGGTTATGGCATAACTTTGGGTTTGTAGATAATATTGAGAATGCTCGTAATATGTTAAAAACGGCATTTGATCTGGGCATTACTAATTTTGATCTGGCTAATAATTATGGCCCTCCTTACGGATCTGCCGAAACCAATTTTGGTACTATTTTAAAAAAGGACTTTTCCTCTCTTAGAGATGAAATGTTTATTTCTACCAAAGCAGGTTATGACATGTGGCCCGGACCATATGGCAACTATGGCAGCAGGAAATACCTGATCTCCAGCTTAGATCAGAGCTTAAAAAGAATGAACCTGGATTATGTAGATCTGTATTATCACCACAGACCTGATCCTGAAACCCCTTTAGAAGAAACCATGCTGGCTCTTGCTGATATTGTAAGACAAGGGAAGGCACTTTATGTAGGTATTTCTAATTATGAACATACCAAAACCGCTGAAGCAGCAAAAATATTAAAAGAGTTAAAAGTGCCTTTTATTATACATCAGGCTAAATATTCTATTTTAAACCGTTGGGTAGAAGATCACCTTTTAGATACCCTGGAGGCGAACGACCTGGGCTGCATTGCCTTTTCACCACTGGCTCAAGGCATGCTTACAGACAAATACCTAAAAGATATTCCTAAAGATTCCAGAGCTGCCAAAAACTTTACTTACCTTGATACTGACGTGGTAAAGCAAAATATGGAAAAAGTGAAACCTCTTGCAGAATTAGCTCAGCAGAGGGGTCAAAAACTTTCTCAGATGGCCATAGCCTGGTTGCTTACTCGTAAGCAAGTAGCTTCAGTACTTATTGGCGCTAGCTCTCCGGAGCAGCTCAAAGAAAATGTGCTAGCTTTAGAGCAACCCAATTTTACAGAAGAAGAATTACAATTAATCGATAAATATTCGCTTTAA
- a CDS encoding cation diffusion facilitator family transporter — MAKRDHQGELKNKKALKTTLIGIIISAFLAIIKALGGILGNSYALIADAIESATDVFTSAMMWVGLKWSAKPPDENHPYGHGKAEALISVGIGIALTFAAYLIVKDSIHHIIEPHKTPAPYTLVILIVVIITKELLYRFVLKTGDEIESGAVKADAFHHRSDAITSAAAFIGISIAIIGGKGYEKADDLAALFAAVFILINVYHIIRPAIGELLDESMDPELNEKIINITEGVQGVIKVEKCNLRKMGLMYHVDLHIWVNSTISVEDGHRIAHDVKDTVQHDLPQVLETMIHVEPAKENGLPLTIKT; from the coding sequence ATGGCAAAGAGGGATCATCAGGGAGAGCTTAAAAATAAAAAAGCCCTGAAAACCACACTTATTGGTATTATCATCAGTGCTTTTTTAGCCATTATTAAAGCACTTGGTGGCATTCTGGGTAATTCTTATGCATTAATAGCAGATGCCATAGAATCGGCCACCGATGTATTTACGTCCGCCATGATGTGGGTTGGCTTAAAGTGGTCTGCTAAACCACCAGACGAAAACCACCCTTACGGACACGGCAAGGCTGAAGCACTGATTTCTGTAGGCATAGGCATAGCACTTACATTTGCTGCCTATCTGATTGTAAAAGACAGTATACATCACATTATTGAGCCGCATAAAACACCTGCTCCTTATACCTTAGTGATTTTAATAGTGGTCATTATTACTAAGGAATTGCTATATCGGTTCGTACTAAAAACGGGTGATGAAATAGAAAGCGGCGCTGTAAAGGCGGATGCTTTTCACCACCGGAGTGATGCTATTACTTCTGCCGCAGCATTTATAGGTATTTCTATTGCCATTATTGGCGGTAAAGGATATGAAAAAGCAGATGACCTGGCAGCACTATTTGCAGCGGTATTTATACTCATTAATGTATACCACATCATTAGGCCGGCCATAGGAGAATTATTAGATGAATCTATGGATCCGGAGCTTAATGAAAAGATTATAAATATTACAGAAGGTGTTCAAGGGGTAATTAAAGTTGAAAAATGTAACCTTAGAAAGATGGGTTTAATGTATCATGTAGACCTCCACATCTGGGTAAACTCTACTATAAGTGTGGAAGATGGGCACAGAATTGCCCATGATGTAAAAGATACCGTTCAACATGATTTACCTCAAGTTTTAGAAACAATGATACATGTAGAACCGGCTAAAGAAAACGGTCTACCACTTACAATTAAAACTTAG
- a CDS encoding alpha/beta fold hydrolase, with protein sequence MDYIKSQTDEGEINLFYKEQGNGQPVVFIHGWPLHHDMWKFQMEELSQHNFRCIAYDRRGFGQSDKPKTGYDYDTLAADLNALITQLNLTNVILVGFSMGGGEVVRYLTNHGSERISKIVLLSSIAPFLLKTVDNPEGVPESALNELAANIKKDRASFFKEFFKNFYGADQGLDVSQPVLDWTYEMAMEANLNATIESINTWGKTDLRKEIQDIQVPALVIHGKKDSTVPIKATADQATKLLPSAEYIVYDNAAHGSYYNMMDNINKSIINFVHIEEMQNA encoded by the coding sequence ATGGATTACATTAAATCACAAACCGATGAAGGTGAAATTAACCTGTTCTACAAAGAACAAGGTAATGGTCAACCTGTAGTTTTTATACATGGTTGGCCTCTTCACCATGACATGTGGAAATTCCAGATGGAAGAGCTTTCACAGCACAATTTCCGCTGCATAGCCTATGACCGAAGGGGCTTCGGACAGTCAGACAAACCCAAGACTGGCTATGACTACGATACTTTAGCCGCTGATCTCAATGCCCTTATCACTCAGCTCAATCTCACCAATGTAATACTAGTAGGCTTTTCCATGGGCGGTGGAGAAGTAGTAAGATACCTGACTAACCACGGTAGCGAAAGAATTTCAAAAATAGTACTACTCAGCTCTATAGCGCCCTTCTTATTAAAAACAGTAGACAATCCTGAAGGTGTTCCAGAAAGCGCTCTCAATGAATTAGCCGCCAATATTAAAAAAGACAGAGCCTCATTTTTCAAGGAGTTTTTCAAAAACTTCTATGGTGCCGATCAAGGCCTGGACGTTAGCCAACCTGTACTAGACTGGACCTATGAAATGGCTATGGAAGCTAATTTAAATGCTACTATTGAAAGTATTAATACCTGGGGAAAAACGGATCTTAGGAAAGAGATTCAAGACATACAGGTGCCTGCACTGGTTATACATGGAAAAAAAGACAGCACAGTGCCTATAAAAGCTACTGCAGACCAAGCTACTAAACTACTGCCAAGTGCCGAATATATCGTATATGATAACGCTGCTCACGGATCTTACTATAATATGATGGATAACATCAATAAATCTATCATCAACTTTGTACATATAGAAGAAATGCAAAACGCATGA